The following coding sequences are from one Pelmatolapia mariae isolate MD_Pm_ZW linkage group LG4, Pm_UMD_F_2, whole genome shotgun sequence window:
- the elavl3 gene encoding ELAV-like protein 3 isoform X9: MVTQIISTMETQVSNGPSGTSLPNGPVISTNGSTDDSKTNLIVNYLPQNMTQEEFKSLFGSIGEIESCKLVRDKITGQSLGYGFVNYVDPNDADKAINTLNGLKLQTKTIKVSYARPSSASIRDANLYVSGLPKTMSQKDMEQLFSQYGRIITSRILVDQVTGISRGVGFIRFDKRNEAEEAIKGLNGQKPLGAAEPITVKFANNPSQKTGQALLTQLYQTAARRYTGPLHHQTQRFRLDNLLNASYGVKRFSPITIDSMTSLAGVNLTGPTGAGWCIFVYNLSPEADESVLWQLFGPFGAVTNVKVIRDFTTNKCKGFGFVTMTNYDEAAMAIASLNGYRLGDRVLQVSFKTSKQHKA, encoded by the exons ATGGTTACT CAGATAATCAGCACCATGGAAACCCAGGTGTCCAACGGTCCAAGCGGAACCAGTCTGCCTAATGGCCCAGTCATCAGCACAAATGGCTCCACAGATGACAGCAAAACCAACCTGATCGTCAACTATCTGCCTCAGAACATGACCCAGGAAGAATTCAAAAGTTTGTTTGGTAGCATTGGAGAAATTGAGTCCTGCAAGCTAGTCAGAGACAAGATAACAG GACAGAGTTTGGGATATGGCTTTGTAAACTATGTCGACCCAAATGATGCAGACAAGGCTATTAACACACTCAATGGTCTCAAATTGCAGACTAAAACAATCAAG GTATCGTATGCCCGGCCTAGTTCGGCTTCCATTCGCGATGCCAACCTTTATGTTAGTGGACTCCCTAAAACAATGAGCCAGAAGGACATGGAACAGCTGTTCTCCCAATATGGTCGGATCATCACCTCACGGATCTTAGTGGACCAAGTTACAG GCATATCACGAGGAGTGGGCTTCATCCGGTTTGACAAGAGAAATGAAGCAGAGGAGGCCATCAAAGGACTGAACGGACAGAAGCCTTTGGGTGCTGCTGAGCCCATCACTGTCAAGTTCGCCAACAACCCCAGCCAGAAGACAGGCCAGGCCTTACTGACTCAGCTGTACCAGACTGCTGCTCGCCGCTACACGGgacccctccaccaccagaCTCAGCGTTTCAG ACTCGACAATTTACTAAACGCCAGCTACGGAGTCAAGAG ATTCTCACCCATCACCATTGACAGCATGACCAGTTTGGCCGGCGTCAACCTTACCGGTCCAACTGGAGCCGGCTGGTGCATCTTTGTGTACAACCTGTCCCCTGAGGCGGACGAAAGCGTCCTGTGGCAGCTCTTCGGGCCTTTCGGTGCAGTCACCAATGTCAAGGTCATCCGTGACTTCACCACCAACAAATGTAAGGGCTTTGGCTTTGTCACCATGACCAACTACGATGAAGCTGCCATGGCTATTGCTAGCCTTAATGGCTATCGCCTGGGTGACCGCGTGCTGCAGGTTTCCTTCAAGACCAGTAAGCAGCACAAGgcctga
- the elavl3 gene encoding ELAV-like protein 3 isoform X14 encodes MVTIISTMETQVSNGPSGTSLPNGPVISTNGSTDDSKTNLIVNYLPQNMTQEEFKSLFGSIGEIESCKLVRDKITGQSLGYGFVNYVDPNDADKAINTLNGLKLQTKTIKVSYARPSSASIRDANLYVSGLPKTMSQKDMEQLFSQYGRIITSRILVDQVTGISRGVGFIRFDKRNEAEEAIKGLNGQKPLGAAEPITVKFANNPSQKTGQALLTQLYQTAARRYTGPLHHQTQRFRFSPITIDSMTSLAGVNLTGPTGAGWCIFVYNLSPEADESVLWQLFGPFGAVTNVKVIRDFTTNKCKGFGFVTMTNYDEAAMAIASLNGYRLGDRVLQVSFKTSKQHKA; translated from the exons ATGGTTACT ATAATCAGCACCATGGAAACCCAGGTGTCCAACGGTCCAAGCGGAACCAGTCTGCCTAATGGCCCAGTCATCAGCACAAATGGCTCCACAGATGACAGCAAAACCAACCTGATCGTCAACTATCTGCCTCAGAACATGACCCAGGAAGAATTCAAAAGTTTGTTTGGTAGCATTGGAGAAATTGAGTCCTGCAAGCTAGTCAGAGACAAGATAACAG GACAGAGTTTGGGATATGGCTTTGTAAACTATGTCGACCCAAATGATGCAGACAAGGCTATTAACACACTCAATGGTCTCAAATTGCAGACTAAAACAATCAAG GTATCGTATGCCCGGCCTAGTTCGGCTTCCATTCGCGATGCCAACCTTTATGTTAGTGGACTCCCTAAAACAATGAGCCAGAAGGACATGGAACAGCTGTTCTCCCAATATGGTCGGATCATCACCTCACGGATCTTAGTGGACCAAGTTACAG GCATATCACGAGGAGTGGGCTTCATCCGGTTTGACAAGAGAAATGAAGCAGAGGAGGCCATCAAAGGACTGAACGGACAGAAGCCTTTGGGTGCTGCTGAGCCCATCACTGTCAAGTTCGCCAACAACCCCAGCCAGAAGACAGGCCAGGCCTTACTGACTCAGCTGTACCAGACTGCTGCTCGCCGCTACACGGgacccctccaccaccagaCTCAGCGTTTCAG ATTCTCACCCATCACCATTGACAGCATGACCAGTTTGGCCGGCGTCAACCTTACCGGTCCAACTGGAGCCGGCTGGTGCATCTTTGTGTACAACCTGTCCCCTGAGGCGGACGAAAGCGTCCTGTGGCAGCTCTTCGGGCCTTTCGGTGCAGTCACCAATGTCAAGGTCATCCGTGACTTCACCACCAACAAATGTAAGGGCTTTGGCTTTGTCACCATGACCAACTACGATGAAGCTGCCATGGCTATTGCTAGCCTTAATGGCTATCGCCTGGGTGACCGCGTGCTGCAGGTTTCCTTCAAGACCAGTAAGCAGCACAAGgcctga
- the elavl3 gene encoding ELAV-like protein 3 isoform X12, producing MVTQIISTMETQVSNGPSGTSLPNGPVISTNGSTDDSKTNLIVNYLPQNMTQEEFKSLFGSIGEIESCKLVRDKITGQSLGYGFVNYVDPNDADKAINTLNGLKLQTKTIKVSYARPSSASIRDANLYVSGLPKTMSQKDMEQLFSQYGRIITSRILVDQVTAGISRGVGFIRFDKRNEAEEAIKGLNGQKPLGAAEPITVKFANNPSQKTGQALLTQLYQTAARRYTGPLHHQTQRFRFSPITIDSMTSLAGVNLTGPTGAGWCIFVYNLSPEADESVLWQLFGPFGAVTNVKVIRDFTTNKCKGFGFVTMTNYDEAAMAIASLNGYRLGDRVLQVSFKTSKQHKA from the exons ATGGTTACT CAGATAATCAGCACCATGGAAACCCAGGTGTCCAACGGTCCAAGCGGAACCAGTCTGCCTAATGGCCCAGTCATCAGCACAAATGGCTCCACAGATGACAGCAAAACCAACCTGATCGTCAACTATCTGCCTCAGAACATGACCCAGGAAGAATTCAAAAGTTTGTTTGGTAGCATTGGAGAAATTGAGTCCTGCAAGCTAGTCAGAGACAAGATAACAG GACAGAGTTTGGGATATGGCTTTGTAAACTATGTCGACCCAAATGATGCAGACAAGGCTATTAACACACTCAATGGTCTCAAATTGCAGACTAAAACAATCAAG GTATCGTATGCCCGGCCTAGTTCGGCTTCCATTCGCGATGCCAACCTTTATGTTAGTGGACTCCCTAAAACAATGAGCCAGAAGGACATGGAACAGCTGTTCTCCCAATATGGTCGGATCATCACCTCACGGATCTTAGTGGACCAAGTTACAG CAGGCATATCACGAGGAGTGGGCTTCATCCGGTTTGACAAGAGAAATGAAGCAGAGGAGGCCATCAAAGGACTGAACGGACAGAAGCCTTTGGGTGCTGCTGAGCCCATCACTGTCAAGTTCGCCAACAACCCCAGCCAGAAGACAGGCCAGGCCTTACTGACTCAGCTGTACCAGACTGCTGCTCGCCGCTACACGGgacccctccaccaccagaCTCAGCGTTTCAG ATTCTCACCCATCACCATTGACAGCATGACCAGTTTGGCCGGCGTCAACCTTACCGGTCCAACTGGAGCCGGCTGGTGCATCTTTGTGTACAACCTGTCCCCTGAGGCGGACGAAAGCGTCCTGTGGCAGCTCTTCGGGCCTTTCGGTGCAGTCACCAATGTCAAGGTCATCCGTGACTTCACCACCAACAAATGTAAGGGCTTTGGCTTTGTCACCATGACCAACTACGATGAAGCTGCCATGGCTATTGCTAGCCTTAATGGCTATCGCCTGGGTGACCGCGTGCTGCAGGTTTCCTTCAAGACCAGTAAGCAGCACAAGgcctga
- the elavl3 gene encoding ELAV-like protein 3 isoform X4, with translation MVTQIISTMETQVSNGPSGTSLPNGPVISTNGSTDDSKTNLIVNYLPQNMTQEEFKSLFGSIGEIESCKLVRDKITGQSLGYGFVNYVDPNDADKAINTLNGLKLQTKTIKVSYARPSSASIRDANLYVSGLPKTMSQKDMEQLFSQYGRIITSRILVDQVTAGISRGVGFIRFDKRNEAEEAIKGLNGQKPLGAAEPITVKFANNPSQKTGQALLTQLYQTAARRYTGPLHHQTQRFSVIPSLGKGPDPNNSSKPILDNLLNASYGVKRFSPITIDSMTSLAGVNLTGPTGAGWCIFVYNLSPEADESVLWQLFGPFGAVTNVKVIRDFTTNKCKGFGFVTMTNYDEAAMAIASLNGYRLGDRVLQVSFKTSKQHKA, from the exons ATGGTTACT CAGATAATCAGCACCATGGAAACCCAGGTGTCCAACGGTCCAAGCGGAACCAGTCTGCCTAATGGCCCAGTCATCAGCACAAATGGCTCCACAGATGACAGCAAAACCAACCTGATCGTCAACTATCTGCCTCAGAACATGACCCAGGAAGAATTCAAAAGTTTGTTTGGTAGCATTGGAGAAATTGAGTCCTGCAAGCTAGTCAGAGACAAGATAACAG GACAGAGTTTGGGATATGGCTTTGTAAACTATGTCGACCCAAATGATGCAGACAAGGCTATTAACACACTCAATGGTCTCAAATTGCAGACTAAAACAATCAAG GTATCGTATGCCCGGCCTAGTTCGGCTTCCATTCGCGATGCCAACCTTTATGTTAGTGGACTCCCTAAAACAATGAGCCAGAAGGACATGGAACAGCTGTTCTCCCAATATGGTCGGATCATCACCTCACGGATCTTAGTGGACCAAGTTACAG CAGGCATATCACGAGGAGTGGGCTTCATCCGGTTTGACAAGAGAAATGAAGCAGAGGAGGCCATCAAAGGACTGAACGGACAGAAGCCTTTGGGTGCTGCTGAGCCCATCACTGTCAAGTTCGCCAACAACCCCAGCCAGAAGACAGGCCAGGCCTTACTGACTCAGCTGTACCAGACTGCTGCTCGCCGCTACACGGgacccctccaccaccagaCTCAGCGTTTCAG TGTGATCCCTTCACTGGGAAAGGGACCCGATCCAAATAACAGCTCAAAGCCAAT ACTCGACAATTTACTAAACGCCAGCTACGGAGTCAAGAG ATTCTCACCCATCACCATTGACAGCATGACCAGTTTGGCCGGCGTCAACCTTACCGGTCCAACTGGAGCCGGCTGGTGCATCTTTGTGTACAACCTGTCCCCTGAGGCGGACGAAAGCGTCCTGTGGCAGCTCTTCGGGCCTTTCGGTGCAGTCACCAATGTCAAGGTCATCCGTGACTTCACCACCAACAAATGTAAGGGCTTTGGCTTTGTCACCATGACCAACTACGATGAAGCTGCCATGGCTATTGCTAGCCTTAATGGCTATCGCCTGGGTGACCGCGTGCTGCAGGTTTCCTTCAAGACCAGTAAGCAGCACAAGgcctga
- the elavl3 gene encoding ELAV-like protein 3 isoform X10: MVTIISTMETQVSNGPSGTSLPNGPVISTNGSTDDSKTNLIVNYLPQNMTQEEFKSLFGSIGEIESCKLVRDKITGQSLGYGFVNYVDPNDADKAINTLNGLKLQTKTIKVSYARPSSASIRDANLYVSGLPKTMSQKDMEQLFSQYGRIITSRILVDQVTAGISRGVGFIRFDKRNEAEEAIKGLNGQKPLGAAEPITVKFANNPSQKTGQALLTQLYQTAARRYTGPLHHQTQRFRLDNLLNASYGVKRFSPITIDSMTSLAGVNLTGPTGAGWCIFVYNLSPEADESVLWQLFGPFGAVTNVKVIRDFTTNKCKGFGFVTMTNYDEAAMAIASLNGYRLGDRVLQVSFKTSKQHKA, translated from the exons ATGGTTACT ATAATCAGCACCATGGAAACCCAGGTGTCCAACGGTCCAAGCGGAACCAGTCTGCCTAATGGCCCAGTCATCAGCACAAATGGCTCCACAGATGACAGCAAAACCAACCTGATCGTCAACTATCTGCCTCAGAACATGACCCAGGAAGAATTCAAAAGTTTGTTTGGTAGCATTGGAGAAATTGAGTCCTGCAAGCTAGTCAGAGACAAGATAACAG GACAGAGTTTGGGATATGGCTTTGTAAACTATGTCGACCCAAATGATGCAGACAAGGCTATTAACACACTCAATGGTCTCAAATTGCAGACTAAAACAATCAAG GTATCGTATGCCCGGCCTAGTTCGGCTTCCATTCGCGATGCCAACCTTTATGTTAGTGGACTCCCTAAAACAATGAGCCAGAAGGACATGGAACAGCTGTTCTCCCAATATGGTCGGATCATCACCTCACGGATCTTAGTGGACCAAGTTACAG CAGGCATATCACGAGGAGTGGGCTTCATCCGGTTTGACAAGAGAAATGAAGCAGAGGAGGCCATCAAAGGACTGAACGGACAGAAGCCTTTGGGTGCTGCTGAGCCCATCACTGTCAAGTTCGCCAACAACCCCAGCCAGAAGACAGGCCAGGCCTTACTGACTCAGCTGTACCAGACTGCTGCTCGCCGCTACACGGgacccctccaccaccagaCTCAGCGTTTCAG ACTCGACAATTTACTAAACGCCAGCTACGGAGTCAAGAG ATTCTCACCCATCACCATTGACAGCATGACCAGTTTGGCCGGCGTCAACCTTACCGGTCCAACTGGAGCCGGCTGGTGCATCTTTGTGTACAACCTGTCCCCTGAGGCGGACGAAAGCGTCCTGTGGCAGCTCTTCGGGCCTTTCGGTGCAGTCACCAATGTCAAGGTCATCCGTGACTTCACCACCAACAAATGTAAGGGCTTTGGCTTTGTCACCATGACCAACTACGATGAAGCTGCCATGGCTATTGCTAGCCTTAATGGCTATCGCCTGGGTGACCGCGTGCTGCAGGTTTCCTTCAAGACCAGTAAGCAGCACAAGgcctga